A region from the Nematostella vectensis chromosome 13, jaNemVect1.1, whole genome shotgun sequence genome encodes:
- the LOC5519451 gene encoding uncharacterized protein LOC5519451, protein MFFARIAVPVLALLCIVRGELFPDVPDNVQLRKDSNINLMKVLESLAPVAGDEDAGLQPASEGIERFRRQLNTQKSKDFTSGNTESIGASHSADGENDSGYGLASESRSEISRGESATNVQQTEDAASGSGSWDPMHPPLSNTRHNPKVAVPHPNTPYYHPKPADPAPMQPPAPPPSPPVLIQTIIKQIPIPMKKATIGSNQHTRLSHKHTPDVNSLKADEAAFISALHNENEAKSETPVLPGSEGGIQDPTPAASGYASGADAASGSNAVPEEVASGFEGRKDEVTLESGSGMSFISGDNDSAEATLEDATGESGDEDFLPGSIGGATNLQQDEAKAQTIRSGSGSAAPKLTDNAAKEVQQTPVAQAAEVVAKAPVKAAKDVAKAPAVASTAEQAVDSMKQAQPSAESDTEDSLMAQATVPKETAAVAAPQEESGDSLMVEASTQAQAPVPQTSQAAQANTLPQTADKPQAHQSNPVPEVSQVAPKASLAPKANALPQTKPTPQDQDASGDSDDEEALPGSVGADKDITGLEGSASDDKASNQKSNAIPEKTTTGSVETEVSSDSGSGTKQNQATSTIEATPPTIVGPTAAPQEQDISGSGSKDLMADGNEEQLPGSVGGMGPNLMTMNNLANGVSGDDGEDAESSSASGQDSNDAEGSKKDTIAKAAPVAVTANTVKKVTEGSGMDLGFPETASGMAQQQPEQQLPGGDGNDANLQLMSSGDDVSSGSQVMEERDSSGAVEVNTPVSSGAGVSLKTQAAVLNDVTESSGDNEASSGSGAAIPGDVKVKKPKTTAAPAATIPIRPEPVVQQQKASDTIKPLPGSEGKDDTINLSGSGEQEDNSGSFSKDQEVLPEVKKTNTEKPEEAVSQISNLDKESALKAALSAAGLNSVPFALGSGAGSGIELGDSLSGSGITGTLEFTPVSNSNEAVINFYGKKEAKSGGEPLLEGSASEHVSGENRHDIPDLDDSTGSTDVGPTEEAVEEEKEEEVGWPKAGDTVDQQMLDHFMISQILEQNLTLFYGGLMGRSGPVGPPGPPGSPGDRGQTGVPGPVGPDGDIGAPGADGVPGPKGPPGPPGYPGFKGYRGPQGPPGIAGEPGPPGIGGGIGYMGPPGPDAIMPNCSYICEGERTLLHCKQYEMVNVKRAFWGREDKQICGNAPIGLTADKPCETDTDNVLKKINNQCRNQQVCELVASNVFFNDPSCNDAYKYLKVCHECVPDTANSVDVLREYGKRKKRGTKLDHILDRMKKKEEKRIMDDLWIRPFKAPSL, encoded by the exons ATGTTTTTTGCTCGGATAGCCGTTCCGGTGCTCGCGTTGCTTTGCATCGTACGAGGAGAG TTGTTTCCCGATGTCCCGGACAATGTGCAGCTTCGCAAAGACTCAAACATTAATCTAATGAAAGTGCTAGAAAGTTTAGCTCCTGTAGCTGGGGACGAGGATGCGGGTCTTCAACCGGCATCTGAAGGAATCGAGAGATTCAGGCGTCAACTGAACACGCAAAAATCAAAAGACTTTACCTCGGGGAATACTGAGTCGATTGGGGCATCCCATTCGGCAGATGGGGAAAATGACAGTGGTTATGGGCTCGCTTCTGAAAGTAGAAGCGAGATATCGAGGGGTGAGAGTGCAACCAATGTGCAACAAACGGAGGATGCGGCGAGTGGTAGCGGATCCTGGGATCCAATGCACCCTCCATTGTCGAATACCCGCCACAATCCAAAGGTGGCGGTACCACACCCTAACACCCCGTATTATCACCCCAAGCCGGCTGACCCCGCACCTATGCAGCCACCGGCACCACCGCCATCACCGCCTGTGCTAATCCAAACGATAATCAAACAGATTCCTATTCCTATGAAAAAGGCGACTATCGGTAGCAACCAACATACAAGACTTTCACACAAGCACACACCAGACGTTAATTCGTTGAAGGCTGACGAGGCAGCATTTATCTCCGCGTTGCATAACGAAAACGAGGCTAAATCCGAGACGCCAGTTCTCCCAGGGAGTGAGGGCGGAATCCAGGACCCAACGCCTGCAGCAAGTGGATATGCATCTGGTGCCGACGCTGCGAGTGGCTCCAATGCGGTGCCCGAGGAAGTAGCGTCAGGGTTTGAAGGCAGAAAGGACGAGGTGACGCTTGAGAGCGGTAGCGGGATGAGCTTCATCTCCGGTGATAACGACAGTGCAGAGGCCACCCTGGAGGACGCAACTGGGGAGTCTGGTGACGAGGACTTCTTACCAGGCAGCATCGGAGGTGCGACCAACCTACAACAGGATGAAGCCAAGGCGCAGACAATCAGGTCTGGGTCAGGCTCTGCGGCACCAAAGCTTACAGACAATGCTGCAAAGGAAGTACAGCAGACACCGGTTGCTCAAGCTGCCGAAGTTGTCGCCAAGGCTCCTGTGAAGGCTGCCAAAGATGTTGCTAAAGCGCCTGCGGTTGCTAGCACAGCAGAACAAGCTGTTGATTCCATGAAGCAAGCACAGCCTTCTGCAGAGTCGGACACTGAAGACTCGTTGATGGCTCAAGCCACTGTCCCTAAAGAGACCGCTGCAGTTGCTGCTCCTCAAGAGGAGTCTGGAGACTCTCTAATGGTAGAAGCTAGTACTCAAGCCCAAGCTCCGGTGCCACAAACAAGCCAGGCAGCTCAAGCAAACACTTTGCCCCAAACTGCCGACAAGCCCCAAGCACATCAGAGTAACCCTGTCCCAGAGGTTTCACAAGTCGCGCCAAAGGCAAGCTTAGCGCCTAAAGCAAATGCTCTGCCACAAACGAAACCAACCCCACAGGACCAGGACGCATCTGGAGATAGTGATGACGAAGAGGCGCTACCAGGCAGTGTCGGAGCAGACAAAGATATCACAGGGCTAGAGGGATCGGCATCAGATGACAAGGCTAGCAACCAGAAGTCTAACGCTATTCCAGAGAAAACAACTACGGGGTCAGTGGAGACGGAAGTTAGCTCCGATTCTGGTTCCGGAACGAAGCAGAACCAGGCGACGTCCACAATTGAAGCTACGCCACCAACTATAGTTGGTCCGACAGCAGCTCCACAGGAGCAGGACATCTCGGGGTCTGGCTCTAAAGACTTGATGGCTGATGGGAATGAGGAGCAGCTGCCCGGAAGTGTTGGTGGCATGGGGCCAAACCTTATGACCATGAACAACCTTGCAAATGGTGTCTCCGGTGACGATGGAGAGGACGCTGAGAGTAGCTCCGCATCAGGGCAGGATTCAAATGACGCCGAGGGTTCTAAGAAAGACACCATTGCAAAGGCAGCGCCAGTGGCTGTCACAGCAAACACGGTGAAAAAGGTAACCGAGGGATCTGGCATGGATCTTGGGTTCCCTGAGACTGCATCGGGAATGGCCCAACAACAACCTGAGCAGCAGCTTCCGGGTGGTGACGGAAATGATGCAAATTTACAGCTCATGAGTTCAGGTGATGACGTTAGTTCCGGTTCCCAAGTAATGGAAGAAAGAGATAGTTCGGGAGCAGTTGAGGTCAATACCCCTGTCTCGTCTGGTGCCGGGGTGAGTTTGAAGACACAAGCAGCTGTTCTAAATGACGTGACGGAATCCAGTGGTGACAATGAAGCATCCTCCGGGTCAGGAGCTGCCATTCCTGGAGACGTTAAGGTAAAGAAGCCGAAAACAACAGCTGCGCCTGCCGCCACTATACCGATCAGGCCGGAACCAGTCGTACAGCAGCAGAAAGCTTCAGACACCATTAAGCCTCTCCCAGGTAGCGAGGGCAAGGACGATACGATCAACCTTTCTGGATCTGGAGAACAGGAGGACAACTCAGGTAGCTTCTCTAAGGACCAGGAGGTTCTTCCCGAGGTAAAAAAGACGAACACCGAGAAACCAGAAGAAGCTGTCTCTCAAATCTCCAACCTTGATAAGGAGTCAGCGCTGAAGGCTGCTCTCAGCGCCGCTGGCCTCAACAGCGTGCCTTTTGCCCTTGGCTCAGGAGCGGGATCTGGAATTGAGCTAGGGGACTCCCTGAGTGGTTCCGGAATAACTGGGACCCTGGAGTTTACCCCTGTGAGTAATTCCAATGAGGCAGTGATAAATTTTTACGGGAAGAAGGAAGCGAAGAGTGGAGGAGAGCCGTTACTAGAGGGATCAGCGAGCGAACATGTGTCTGGTGAAAACAGGCATGATATTCCCGATCTTGACGATTCGACCGGAAGTACGGATGTTGGTCCAACGGAGGAGGCCGTTGAAGAGGAG AAGGAAGAAGAAGTCGGTTGGCCAAAAGCAGGCGACACCGTCGATCAACAAATGTTGGACCACTTCATGATCAGCCAGATCTTGGAACAAAACCTCACCCTCTTCTATGGCGGTCTCATGGGCCGATCTGGTCCAGTAGGGCCTCCAGGACCACCAGGGTCACCAGGAGATCGCGGGCAAACCGGAGTACCTGGTCCTGTAGGACCTGATGGGGACATCGGCGCCCCTGGGGCTGATGGGGTACCTGGTCCAAAAGGTCCACCTGGGCCTCCAGGGTACCCGGGATTCAAGGGATACAGAGGACCCCAAGGACCTCCCGGGATAGCCGGAGAACCCGGGCCACCGGGTATTGGTGGAGGTATCGGTTATATGGGACCCCCAGGTCCTGATGCTATTATGCCG AACTGCTCTTATATCTGCGAGGGAGAGCGCACTCTTCTTCATTGCAAACAATATGAGATGGTCAACGTCAAACGAGCTTTCTGGGGACGTGAGGACAAACAAATATGCGGAAATGCCCCAATCGGTCTGACCGCCGACAAGCCGTGCGAGACGGACACGGATAACGTACTCAAGAAGATCAACAACCAATGCAGGAACCAGCAGGTGTGTGAGCTTGTAGCCTCCAACGTCTTCTTTAATGATCCAAGTTGCAATGATGCATACAAGTATCTCAAGGTTTGTCACGAGTGTGTGCCCGACACCGCAAATTCTGTGGACGTCTTGAGAGAGTACGGTAAGCGCAAGAAACGAGGTACTAAGTTGGACCACATCTTGGACAGGATGAAGAAGAAAGAGGAGAAAAGAATCATGGATGATCTATGGATACGACCATTCAAAGCTCCATCTTTATAA